One segment of Rosa chinensis cultivar Old Blush chromosome 6, RchiOBHm-V2, whole genome shotgun sequence DNA contains the following:
- the LOC112170421 gene encoding BRISC and BRCA1-A complex member 2, with product MSTESSPPLIAAQLNHLALHFPLLAKIEAKWSGSKDYSGVLDRFTLAISYCLDFIKWDVIFDAEYPMSAPDIIFGPEDESFQQFLVLHGEDPKSPMNRLGGWDSRDPTQLMLLVQELRDQYMAYQMKRVGEVQDDRVKFEISTIAFREGIEMHLSSGYDKPEEVKFAVPLVDTNINKMVPGCPWIYPQKIYLQVIYPVEKKYVSTPSAPRLKLVATPDLKTLFSIDDVKLPTWLTGMCMAEYLPPLEETLEKQVLEAVSLIDVRRRFIEALAVQFGRPVEADPIFCRKTTFLAASGVFTFLVHLTITTQFPKQPPAIVLQSSQHFNPQGVPIKSLPLTDYPFSPRWEASLMAERIWDFLADEALIFKKYCNEQY from the exons ATGTCTACAGAGAGCTCTCCTCCTCTGATTGCAGCTCAGCTCAATCACCTCGCTCTTCACTTCCCTCTGCTCGCTAAG ATTGAGGCTAAGTGGTCTGGTAGCAAAGACTACAGCGGAGTTCTTGATCGGTTTACCTTGGCCATTTCCTACTGTCTAGACTTTATCAAAT GGGATGTTATATTTGATGCGGAGTATCCGATGTCTGCACCGGATATTATATTCGGACCTGAAGATGAAAGTTTTCAGCAGTTTCTTGTATTGCATGGTGAAGATCCGAAGTCTCCCATGAACCGTTTGGGTGGTTGGGATAGCAGAGACCCTACGCAGCTCATGCTTCTCGTTCAAGAACTCAG AGATCAATACATGGCCTACCAGATGAAGCGTGTTGGAGAGGTTCAAGATGATCGCGTGAAATTTGAAATTAGCACAATTGCTTTTCGGGAG GGAATTGAGATGCACTTGAGTTCTGGATATGATAAG CCAGAGGAGGTCAAATTTGCAGTGCCCCTAGTAGATACGAACATAAACAAAATGGTGCCCGGGTGCCCCTGGATATATCCACAGAAGATATACTTGCAG GTTATATATCCTGTTGAGAAAAAATATGTTTCCACCCCATCAGCTCCTCGTTTGAAACTAGTAGCTACTCCAGACTTGAAGACACTATTTTCTATAGATGATGTCAAACTTCCTACATGGTTGACGGGGAT GTGCATGGCTGAATATCTCCCACCTCTTGAAGAGACTCTTGAAAAACAG GTTTTGGAGGCAGTTTCCTTAATTGATGTTAGAAGGCGCTTTATTGAGGCATTAGCCGTTCAGTTTGGAAGACCAGTGGAAGCTGATCCG ATCTTTTGCAGAAAGACAACGTTTCTAGCTGCTTCTGGAGTTTTCACATTCCTG GTTCATTTAACAATTACAACTCAGTTTCCAAAGCAACCGCCAGCTATAGTGCTTCAAAGTTCCCAG CATTTCAACCCCCAAGGTGTGCCTATCAAATCACTGCCGCTGACTGATTATCCATTTAGCCCAAGATGGGAAGCATCGCTAATGGCTGAACGAATATG GGACTTTTTGGCCGATGAAGCCTTGATCTTCAAGAAGTACTGCAACGAGCAGTATTAG